The Thiothrix subterranea genome has a segment encoding these proteins:
- a CDS encoding 2-isopropylmalate synthase: MSKDRLIIFDTTLRDGEQSPGASMTQEEKIRIALMLEKMRVDVIEGGFPIASPGDFEAVKAIASLVKDSTICGLARALEKDIDRAAEAIKPANSGRIHTFIATSPIHMQNKLRMTPDQVVEQAIFAVKRARNYTDDVEFSCEDAGRSEFDFLCRVIEAAINAGARTINIPDTVGYQIPSVFGDMVGRLIAHIPNADQAIFSVHCHNDLGLAVGNSLAAVMQGARQVECTINGLGERAGNASLEEVVMAIRVRPDVFPVETRIETTHIVPTSRLVSSVTGFPVQPNKAIVGANAFAHESGIHQDGVLKHRETYEIMRAQDVGWSDNKIVLGKHSGRNAFKTRLQELNIVLKSEEELNTAFSRFKDLADRKHDIFDEDLMVLMMDARSAQELMAYELIALNVCSTTGEAPNASVTLKAHGKEQTATAIGGGPVDAVYKAIESIVGETATLALYSVNNITSGTDAQGEVTVRLDKGGRIIHGHGADTDIVIASAKAYVDAWNKLASQALREHPQHHQGV, translated from the coding sequence CCCGGCGCATCCATGACGCAAGAAGAGAAAATTCGCATTGCGTTGATGTTGGAAAAAATGCGCGTGGATGTAATCGAAGGCGGTTTCCCAATTGCCAGCCCCGGCGACTTCGAGGCGGTGAAAGCGATTGCCAGCCTTGTCAAAGACAGCACCATTTGCGGTTTGGCGCGTGCTTTGGAAAAGGATATTGACCGCGCGGCGGAAGCGATTAAGCCCGCGAATTCCGGGCGTATCCACACTTTTATTGCCACTTCACCGATCCACATGCAGAACAAATTGCGCATGACTCCCGATCAGGTGGTTGAACAGGCAATCTTTGCGGTGAAACGCGCCCGCAATTACACCGATGACGTGGAATTTTCGTGTGAAGATGCGGGGCGCTCCGAGTTCGATTTCCTTTGCCGCGTAATCGAAGCCGCGATTAATGCGGGGGCGCGTACCATCAATATTCCCGACACGGTGGGCTATCAGATTCCCTCGGTGTTTGGCGATATGGTCGGGCGTTTGATTGCGCATATTCCGAACGCTGACCAAGCAATCTTTTCGGTACATTGCCACAACGACCTCGGTTTGGCGGTGGGCAATTCCTTGGCGGCGGTGATGCAAGGCGCACGTCAGGTGGAATGTACTATCAACGGTTTAGGCGAACGCGCCGGGAACGCTTCCTTGGAAGAAGTGGTCATGGCGATTCGGGTGCGCCCCGACGTATTCCCGGTCGAAACCCGGATTGAAACCACACATATTGTGCCGACGTCGCGCTTGGTTTCCAGCGTCACCGGCTTTCCGGTACAGCCGAACAAAGCCATTGTGGGCGCGAATGCGTTTGCGCACGAATCCGGCATTCACCAAGACGGCGTATTAAAACACCGCGAAACCTACGAAATCATGCGGGCGCAAGACGTGGGTTGGTCAGACAATAAAATCGTGTTGGGCAAGCATTCCGGGCGTAATGCTTTCAAAACCCGCTTGCAAGAACTCAATATCGTGTTGAAATCTGAAGAAGAACTCAACACCGCTTTCTCACGCTTCAAAGATTTGGCTGATCGCAAACACGACATCTTCGACGAAGACTTGATGGTGTTAATGATGGATGCGCGTTCTGCTCAAGAATTGATGGCGTATGAATTGATTGCGTTGAATGTTTGCTCCACGACCGGCGAAGCACCAAACGCCAGCGTTACCCTAAAAGCCCACGGCAAAGAACAGACTGCCACGGCTATCGGTGGTGGCCCCGTCGATGCGGTCTACAAAGCCATCGAAAGCATTGTCGGGGAAACCGCGACGCTGGCGCTGTATTCCGTCAACAACATCACCAGCGGCACGGATGCGCAAGGCGAAGTCACGGTACGCTTGGATAAAGGTGGACGCATTATCCACGGTCACGGTGCGGATACCGATATTGTCATCGCTTCCGCCAAAGCCTATGTGGATGCGTGGAACAAACTCGCCAGCCAAGCGCTGCGCGAACACCCCCAGCACCATC